GGTATGTGGCAGGTCATTTGTTACTACAAACAAGCATATGGTATTATTTTATCTAACTAGGTAGGtcaaccgtggttagatccaacctttgggccgcctaaccttgaccatgggggaaagcatgacGTAAAGAAAAATCCTCCAGGCAACCATGGGTTACAGACACGGTATGTTATGGTTACAGAGGATACCCATGGACTGGATAGCAGACTAGAAatggtcatgagttacagacacaatATGGAAAGGTTACTGAGGATACTCATAGGccaaataaatgagaaaagaatgATATAATGGAAATAAACTGAAATGAAAGAAAGATGAGAAAAGTAAATGAAACTGAGAAATGGGGTATAAAGTTTATAATtgttgtgttttatatttatatagctaTTTGCACATATCAGATATATCATATCAGATGAATAATGTTTTgaccgaatatatatatatatatatatatatatatatatatatatatatattgatgtaatcgcactcatattgtcacacactgtctataacttattctgtcttactaagatgtgtctcacccaagtattaaatattttaggaaaccaagaTCGAGTTGGTAATAGAGTTCCTTGATAAAGTGGAGCagggaccctgatatacagggtgagtgtttgATCTAGGGATGAATGTTTCCCTTAGAGTTTCGTTACTTTGGGATATTTACTGATGTACGTATTTTTTGATGGGTtatatactttggtatgtatatTCACTATGGTGTATGCATTTATTGTCTTCCTCTTAtaagtatttgaaatataatgtgACCGGTATACCCGTGCCCAATGCGGGTCAGGTGATATGCATGGTATCAGGGTGTTGACATGTCCGATAAAtatgatgtaaaaaaaaaatggtatgaaaaatcgaggCCTCGCAATAAGTCCAGCTTTTAGGTCatacaacccgtaccatgggggaagtaaatggtgtgttagtcacagggagtgtcttctatgcatatctgttaatttatgtaaatgatattattatttattgaactggtttatactgagaaagcaaatgcatatttttcaactgtaaaaatgtttatggcaaagtaaactatctacttgagggcttgctaagaaaggagaataccctgataagtatcagttgtagccataccaggttgcataacgtgttagagcATAGGAGAGCTACATGTATGGCATGTAATCTCccttatccttgggaactttctcttataaatgtgtgtgtgtgtgtgtgtgtgtgtgtgtgtgtgtgtaagtatgATTTagggaatgattttataactgtggttaattaataACTGATGAtgttttgtatacactaaaattcatggtggccacacactgatgttaacttaatctgccgtattaagaagtgtctcaccccaatatacaaatcatctttcaGGACCATCTCAAGATCGTGCTTAGTGAACTCTAGGGTGGGGTGATAGCCagtttagtttttgtgagtgtctgtaagaactttgatgtatttaagttatgttttaagtccctggatatgtaatatggttgtATGAACTGAGTTGGTTTTTGGCAttgtattatggtctgtaatatggaTATGTGGAGCCCTGTGTATAAgggtagtttagaactctagtaatgttttggagaatgtatcttttatttctgttgcttttatatgatgaatatggtattaggtactcatacatcactaaagtagcaccccgagccccACGTGGTAGGTCAAGGCGTTACAATTGATACTATTACATCCTTCGATTTTAAAGAAAACATTGTTGATTGGTATATATATCTGAAGGTTAGTGGAAAGAAGTTTATATTTTTGATTCTATACGTTCACGATATATTGCTTGCCAGTAGTGATCTTGGCTTATTGCATGAGACTAAAGAATATCTCTCTAAGAACCttgaaatgaaagatataggTGAGGCTACCTATGTAATTGGGATAGAAATATTCTGGGGTCGATCATGTGGATTGTTAGGATTGTCTCAGAAAGCATATATAGAAAGAGTTCTTAAGAGATTTGGTATGGAAAATTGTTCAGCTAGTGTTGCTCCAATTCAGAAAGGGGATAAATTTAGCCTTATGCAATGTCCACAAAATGATTGGGAATGTAAGAAAATGGAAGAAATTCCTTCTGCTTCTGCTGTTGGAAGTCTGATGTACGCTCAGACTTGCACTAGACCAAACATCAGTTTTGCAATTGATATGCTCGACAGATACCAAAGTAATCCTGGAATGGATCATTGGAAAGTTGCAAAGAAAGTGATGAGGTTCTTGCAAGGAACAAAGAACTCCATGCTCACATTCAGGAGATTTGAGAACCTAGAGGTGTTTGGCTACTCAGATTCAGATTTTGCTGGATGCATTCATAGTCGAAAGTCAACTTTTGGATATTTGTTCCTATTAGCTGAATGAGCAATTTCATGGAAAAGTGCAAACTATCACTGCTTCATCCACTATGGAAGCTAAATTTGTGGCATGCTTTGAGGCCACTATTCATGCAGTGTGGTTGTGGAACTTTATCTCAAGGCTTGGGCTTGTCGACACTATTGTCAGGCCACTGAGTATTTATAGTGATAATACTGCAACAATCTTCTTCTCTAAGAATGACAAATATTCTAATGGTGCCAAGCACATGAAGCTCAAATATTTTGTCATCAAGGATGAGGTTCAGAAACAACAAGTGTCTATAGAAAATTTAAGAACTGAGCTCATGATTGCAAATCCACTAACGAAGGGTTTACCACCAAAGACATTTAAGGAACATGTTAACAGAATGGGTCTTTGTTATGACCCATAACATTTATTTGTGGATTgtatttttgtttatttcttgTGACACTTGAGAGCTCATCGAATGTGtttctaatatttcctattttctatTATGTACGTACATATATATGATTTTGGATGAATGACAACAGGAATTGTCTCTGACAAAAACATAATTGTCGAACCTTGTAGTCACTTCTCACTTGTAGATTATGGTTGAATGGTTTACTAGTGTTGTAGTACATGGAAGGAACTATGTCGCTTTACTAATGTAAAACCGCCATGACTCGCACTTGTAGGTTGTTTAACTTATAGTATTATGGTGACCAAAATGATAAAGAATTGGAATGTTGTGCACCTAATATCTACCTTAACTATTCCAATAAGTATGATATCGTCGTATgagccaagtgggagaatgtaagaTTTTGTCCCAAACAGCGTGACCCAATTTTAATTATTGGGATTAGTGAAACGGTTGCAATTCTAAATAGCTATGGTAAattattgttttaattaattaGAGAAGTTATTTTCCTATTTGGACTCTATATTTGATGGAAAAAGAATCATTATGAAATAAGGAAAACCGGTCCTCTCTCTACCCTATAAAGGCACAAAATAACCATCATTATTTGTGTAATTAACGTAACATCTTTTGGGGTCAAGAGAGAGAAACTACTTTTCTTCTACACATCATTCTCCAAAGGGTTTGCCTACTCCTCTTCTAAGATTTGCCCAATGGATTCTGGTACGCTAATTATTTTTGGcataatttaaagataaaatcatgATTATTCAAGATCTTGGGAATCAATAGATTTAGATTTTTAATTTACATAAAATTCAAAAGGAGGGTTGGACTTTGAGAATGTTCGTGGCATGATCGAGTACTAATTGAAGTTTCTTGAGTTAATTTTGTCGTTGCCTATCTTGCTCAATTCCCCTTTCATGGCAATTCAATCGTTCCAAAAACTACATCAGCATGTtgcaattatatatatttgtgaacGCACAGTTAcctaaaattgaaaaaaaaaaaaaaaaacaaatcccTCCACACCACCACCACCCTCCACCATGATTTTACAGCATGAGGCATGTTGAAATATGGGCATTGGCATAATTGGGTGCAACCATGGGAGTGTGCTGTGATCATGAAACATCAAGCACAGAAACTTCAATTGTGCTAGTCTCTCTAATTGCGTACCATTTCACACTTGACACTCAATCCCGTACAAGTCAGCTGTCAATTTTGAATTGACAGCCATTTTGATGATGAACTTGGATCTCAAATATGCCTAAATTCATATTTAATCCACTGCTCTGTTTCAAAAATCAATATATAAAAATCTGCACCAACTCTAGCCATTTTTTGGGTTCCCCCTCGCACTTCTAGTTACACAATAGTCATGGATGGCATACCCTCTGAAATGAAGGCATGTGTTTATTCCGAGTATGGAAATGTTCTGAAACTTGATCCAGCTTTGCCTCTCCCTCAAGTTAAGGATGACCAGGTGTTGATCAAAGTTGTTGCTGCCGCCCTTAACCCCGTTGATTTTAAGAGAATGCTTGGGTATTTTAAAGCCACTGATTCTTCTCCCCCAGTGAGCCTCTCTCTATCCCCCCTTAATTCTCTTTTGGGTTCCTTTGTTCTTCACCTTTTGATCCATGTGAACTTGACTTTCTTGGATGCATTCTGCAAAGATGCTTACTGTGATCTCTTGTTTCCCTAGTCTTCAGTCATCAGTATTTTTGTTGATGTGATGTTCATACCTTCTAAGAAACATTTGTATGCCACAGGACACAAAAAATTATTAGATTAGACAATCCTATTACTTCACAATCAATCACATCTCtgaattttgaatgattttaggAATATTTTTAACTTTCCTAAACTTGTACAAAATCATTCAAAATCCAGAAATGTTTTCGTGTAATATGACATAATTAGACTGCTTAACCTAATAATTTTTCAAGGAGTATCATGTCTCCACCATTAAAAACTATATCATATAAGCAATTTGACTTCCCACAAAGCATATATATGGTACAATTTTAATGGAGGGATCCAGTATCCTTTTAGCACCTAAGTTTTTTTCCAACCATTTCCCCCATGTTTGTTTCAAGGCGGAAGGCAAAGTAATGGCACTATCACATTTCCTAGAATCACGAACCAAACTATTCCTAAGTTTGCTCTGCACTTAACTTTTTTTTGAATGATTAAATTTTTCCATGGGACACAGACTGTTCCAGGGTATGATGTTGCTGGAGTGGTGGTGAAGGTGGGAAGCCTAGTGAAGAAATTCAAAGAAGGGGATGAAGCGTATGGGGATATAAATGAGAAAGCTTTAGAAAACCCAAAAAGGTATGGGACTTTGGCGGAGTACACTGCAGCGGAGGAAGGATTATTGGCCCTTAAACCCAAGAATCTGAGCTTTGTGGAAGCAGCCAGCCTTCCCGTCGCCCTTGAGACTGCCTATGAAGGGCTTCAGCGATGTGGGTTCTCTGCAGCTCAATCCATTCTCGTTTTGGGAGGTGCTGGTGGCGTTGGAACCCATGTCATTCAGGTGTATACGTACCCATATGATTCATCTTTTTTCATGCATGACTCATTCTTAGTTTGATTCTAAGTTCAAATAGCTAGTAGCTTAATTGCATCATCtctcaaacaatatatatatataattacattcCTGTTCATCCCCATAAGAAGTAAAATGAATTAACTCTATGTTCAATTATTATGCGTCCGGGGAATAGCTAGCAAAGCATGTTTATGGAGCATCCAAAGTGGCAGCCACCGCCAGCACTGGAAAACTGGACTTGCTGAGGAGTTTGGGCGCCGATCTGGCCATTGATTACACCAAGCAAAACTTCGAAGACCTCCCAGAGAAATTTGATGTTGTCTATGATGCAGTTGGTAGCTTTCCATCCTCCAATGCATGTTTGTCAAATTTGTCGCGAAAAAATAAAACAGAATGCGAGTTAAGTGATGTGAGACCATTTTAAATTAATACAGGGCAAATTGAGAGGGTAGTGAAGGCCGTGAAAGCAGGCGGGAAAGTCGTGGGAATCGTGGGAAGTCAAGAGGCTCAACCGCCGCCGCCGGCGTTCGTTTTCGTGCTCACCTCGGACGGAGGCATCTTGGAGAAACTGAGGCCTTACTTGGAAAGTGGGAAGGTGAAGCCGGTGATTGACACCAAAAGCCCATTCCCATTCTCTAAGGCTGCTGAGGCACTCTCCTATCTTCAAACCTCCAGGGCTACCGGAAAAGTGGTTGTGTATCCAATCCCTTAATATGTTGTATCATGTGCGTGTATGCATACAGCTTGTAATAACAAGAATAAGCGGATCATGATGAAGCATATATAATAAGATGATATGAAATTTTAACTACAGCCGCTGAATAAATTGTTTAAGGGTGTGATTTGTTTTGGTCGATTGATTAAGTTAGGTTagattattaatattgtttttcGAGGTTTGGCTCAACAACAAAGGTGTGCCATAGAATTAGCCAAGGGATAAGGCTGGCCATCCCTTCCCCCATGATCTAGCTATTGACTGAACAATAAAACAAATAACCATGGGCCTAAAACAAATGGAtaaaaattgaatgaaataaaaaagataaaaaaaaaatttttttttaaagtgacaaatttgattttattttgtataattcCATTCCATCCAGGCATAATTACTTGATCAAAAAATCATTTGGCCTGAGGAAAGCCAAACGGTTTCATTACATGATTTTATATCGCATTCCAAAATTGTTCGCACAACCACGGAAATGGATTTGTCTTCGTTGTTATAATGCCTTAAAACAACTTTCTATTACTCAAATCGTGGTAGGCTAAAATATAACGGATTACATTGAAAGTGAAATAGAATGAAAATTTATATATGAACatacaaaaaaattaaagaacaaTTTCATTCCActtttgcaaataaaaaaaaaaaatctatgcaTCATGTTAACATGTAAAATGAGCACCCAAAAAACCTAGACGAGATTTTACTTTTAACATTATAAGGTTACCTTTTTTTCAAGGGAAGCATGGATGACTTCTAATTTCCAACTTCTAGATAAGTCGAAATATGGGCATTGGCCCAATTGGGCACAACCACGGACATGCGCTGTCAATTTTgccattatttcatatcatttcaGCTGTCAATTTCCAAAATTAATTGATGACCTCTCTGAGGTTGAACATGGACATCAGTGTGTCTAGATGCATATTCAATCAATTGCTCTGCTCCAAAACTCAAATCTATAAATTCCCACCAGACTCTGCCCCCAACTTCATCCACTCATTTAAATTCTCTCTTATTTATCATAGTCATGGCTGGCATACCCTCAGAAATGAAGGCATGGGTCTATTCTGAGTATGGAAACTCTGTTGATGTTCTCAAACTTGATTCAGCTTTGCCTCTTCCTCAAGTTCAGGATGACCAAGTGTTGGTCAGAGTTGTTGCTGCAGCCCTCAACCCTGTTGATTTCAAGAGAATGCTTGGATATTTCAAAGCAATTGATTCTTCTCCCCCAGTAAGCCTCTTTCTCTCCATCATTCTTCAATGAATTCCTTCTTGTTTGCACTCGCCTTAACTGTTTTTTTTGTCAATTTTCAATGGCGGACAGACTGTTCGAGGCTATGATGTTGCTGGAGTGGTGGTGAAGGTGGGCAGCCAAGTGAAAAAATTCAAGGAAGGGGATGAAGTATATGGGGATATAAATGAGAACGCTGTGCATAAGCCCAAAAAGATTGGCTCTTTGGCAGAGTACACTGCTGTGGAAGAGAATGTACTGGCACTCAAACCCAACAATTTGAGTTTCGTCGAAGCTGCCAGCCTTCCTCTTGCCGTTGAAACAGCCTACGGAGGGCTAGAGCAATCTGGGTTCTCCTTGGGCAAATCCATTCTTGTTCTGGGAGGTGCTGGAGGAGTTGGAACCCAGGTTATCCAGGTATGCATCTGTTGAAAATTTTCCTACCAGCACTGTAATTCACACTTTGGTTATTTTTTGGATTTGGTATTTTAACTTGGAGCTGATAGTCTACATATTTCCTTGTGAGGCAGCTAGCAAAGCATGTTTTTGGAGCATCCAAAGTAGCAGCTACTTCCAGCACAGGAAAACTGGACTTGCTAAGGAGCTTGGGTGCTGATTTGGCCATTGATTACACCAAGGAAAACTTCGAAGACCTGCCAGAGAAATTTGATGTTGTCTATGATGCAGTTGGTAACTTTCTATCTCCACCTACACGCCATGATCTATATCTATGTCATAAAGATATGTGCATAGAGGAAACGTTTTTGTTCTTGTTAACTAATAGTAAATGAAAATTTTTTGCCATGAATATAACTAATGGAGTCATATATATGCAAATAACACAGGGGAGGTTGAGAGGGCAGTGAAGGCAGTAAAAGATGGGGGGAAAGTTGTTGGAATTGTGAGGCCAGTGGAAGGAGCTGCACCAGCACCAGCATTCCTTTTTTATGTGCTCACATCTGACGGAGCCATCTTAGAGAAGCTGAAACCTTACTTGGAAAGTGGGAAGCTGAAGCCAGTGATTGACCCCAAAAGCCCATTTCCATTCTCCAAGACTGTTGAAGCATTTTCCTATCTTCAAACCAACAGGGCAACTGGAAAAGTGGTAGTTCATCCAATCCCTTGAGAGGGAGAGTAGTCGTAAAAATGTTTGATATTACATATGGCTTCTCACATGTTTTTTTCGTTTGGATATAACATAtgttatggcttgtaataatattataatgaGAGGAAGCATATGCTCATTGCACGCATAAGATGTTCTATGTTATAGAACAATATAACAAGAGGTCCTGACAATTAACAGATGCACATAGAGATTACCAGTGCATAAGAACCAAGCTTCCATGGCAATACAAAACATATATTGCTCTAATAAAGTGATTCAAACAGAATAGAACATTAAACAATCAAAAGCATACCTGAAGAGTGGAACTTCACAGGCCCGTTTCCATTCTCTGCACTGTGGATGCACAGCCATTTGTATAGCTGCTGCATCATTCAAGAACTGGGACGCCCTATTAAACGAGTCCACATTtctagaaatataataaaaaaggaCTGCAAGTTTTATAGGATATCTGGAAAATATGCTAGACATTTTTcaataatataaagaaaaaggaaatttgaaAGAATTTCTCACTCTTCATTATCGGAATTATAATACATTAATACatgttttcaataataaaaaCAGGAAATGCTTCTTGTATCAACTCTCTTCCCTGTCATTCCCTGCCCTTTCCCACTACCACAACCAATCTCCTTCCAGTACCATCCATCCTCTTCATGCAAGGAGCTATTGATTTTAACAGCAATTTTTTAGCAACTCAGTGCGTAAGGCTACCAGACCTTAATACGAATTGAAGATAGATACATAGCTTCTCTTTTTCATGCaaccaaattttttttggaaaaagaagagaaatagattaatttaAAGGGGGAAGAGGGAACAAGTCGTCATTTTTATCCTCACAAATGACTCTACCTACACCACTGTACTAGGATCTCTAGAAATACTAAATACAGTTTTATTAGCTATAATGACCATTGTATCAACCGCTCACTCCACCTGCATGCAAATATGTCAAGTATATTATACTCAAATGACAAATATGCCCAGTATACTCCCCTTTCACAGACACATTCATCCGAGGCTCACATGCCCTCACACACTCATGGACATGCCAGTGTCAAACTGTTGATCTTAGGCTGCCTCTGCTGTACTTTGGTGGGTTCTTTTTTGCCACATCAACAACTATCATCCAGCCATTAATGACCTGCAAGAACCAAGAAAAAGTTGGGTCTTAGTGTCCCTATTTTTGTTACAAGTCTTAAAAGCATTATATTCCAATGAGTATAAACAAGGCTCCTTTGGTACATACTTTTCCATTCATCTCTTTGAGGGCTGCGCTCGCAGCTTCCTCAGTGGTATACTCTATAAATGCATAACCTTTGGACCTTTTAGAAATTTTATCCATTATAATCTTGACTGCCAAGAGAAAGTGGACCATCAGCATAGTTTTTTAATTCAGTAATTAGGTCACATTGCCTTCACaattgaagggggggggggggggaggagaggAAATACCTTCAACAAGCTGACCAAAACCTTCAAATGCTGCACGTAAGGTTTTCTCAGACGTATAAAATGACAGTCCTGTTCAGAAATAGACATCaatgataattttgaaaataaaggaagaaaatagacaagtgaaaaaaaaataaataaaaaaaatgacagGTATGACAACATTGGTGGAGCAAATGGGTTCCTGGGAAGCGAACAGAGCACAAATATTCCTCTTATTAGCTATTCAAGTTAGTAAACATTCTTTGTTTTGCATTTCACTAGACTAAGATTTCCTCTGTGCCATTCAAAAATATTGAGAAGCTCATTCCTATGTGGCAATCGTAAAGTGTAGCCATGCATGAgacacttccaaaaaaaaaagccTTTATGGAATAAATAGACCAAATATCTTTAATACACTAATGGAAGCTGCAACTTACCAGTCACAAAAAGTTTCTTTGTTCCTATGTTGGTTGACTGATTTGCTTCAGCAGAATCAAGCAAACCACTAGAATTCCGTAAATTATCACCTGGATAATTGCATATCATTTTTTGTCTTAGATTGGGAGGGAAAAACAAGTAGTGCTAAATGCCAGATTAAAAATGAATGATAATGCAGCTAAACTATTGATACCTGGCATTTcttaaaaaaagaataaaaggaaTAACAATGTGCCACATCGACATGCTCCATGCGCACATGCAAGGGATAGTAGAACCAAATTCAACATGACACATACATCCAACAATATACATTCTTTAAGCACATTGACTGCACATAGTAAGGAAACATACCAAGTACAAAGGAAAATAACTAGGGTAGACATTAAAGCCATAAAATGTCACCTGTTCAATGAATACTTCCATTTGCTGTAAAATTAAAAATGATCCCAAAAAATCCAAAAAGattaattcatgcattacatgACTCTCTACAACACAAGCCATCTCTCCCATGTAAACATCCACAAAGTCAGCCCTTCCCAGCACACATCCTTTCCACACTTTAACTTCCTTGTGTTCCCATCccatcttttcttctttttctcctctAATTTATAGAAAGGCATCTACCTTTCTAACACATCTATGATTTAGGAAAATTaaaatgctaataataataataataataataaataaataaataaataaaaaccttaATTTGTGTCAAtattttaaaaggctcaatcgaggcaTTTTTTTAGACTCCCCTCAatcaaggcatgcctaaaacgccttgaggctcaatctgaAATACCAAATCCCCAAAAGGGAAACACATTACACACCATAGCttatgcatttgtacaaaaggcatgCTTTTGCACATTTTTAGTTGAGACTCACACATTTTGGGAGTGCAATTCTTAAGTTAgatttggttagaaaattttaactgtgTTTATATAAAAGGGGTGTTGTAATATGATACAATTTCTATAGCTCTTGAACTTTAACCTTTCCAAAATAGAGTtgcatcttagatcttgaaaataatttaaactttatAGTGTAACAGTTATCTCTTGTCATGATGTACATAATGAATTCAAGtcagcaatttttgaatggccaagaagtgtttcacaaattatatttgattttttaaacttattttttgtgattctcttaattttttctttattttttaaaatatatgtaatttatttacatatttcatcTAAAGATAAAATTCTGAAGAATATTACGCACACCATCTCCACACATTTAGAAAGCATTAAAATTAGGGGTATGAATGAGTCAAGTCAACTCATGAAGCTCAACTCACTTGTAACTAGCTCAAGTTTCTTAATGATACTCGCAAGGCTGACGAAGAttatgtaattttattatttttataacataagccatataatataaattttatacatattataattatataagtGTTTAACATTGATTAATAATCAATAGAGCTTACTCGAGCCAAGCTTGGGCTTTAAGAACTTGCGGCTGAGCCAAGTTGAGTTGAGTTCAATAATTTTGAGATATTAGAATCGAGTTTTGAGCTCAAAATTTTCAAGTCAAGTCGAATTTGAGTATACCACTGTGTCGATCAAACTCG
This region of Malania oleifera isolate guangnan ecotype guangnan chromosome 10, ASM2987363v1, whole genome shotgun sequence genomic DNA includes:
- the LOC131166333 gene encoding 2-methylene-furan-3-one reductase-like gives rise to the protein MDGIPSEMKACVYSEYGNVLKLDPALPLPQVKDDQVLIKVVAAALNPVDFKRMLGYFKATDSSPPTVPGYDVAGVVVKVGSLVKKFKEGDEAYGDINEKALENPKRYGTLAEYTAAEEGLLALKPKNLSFVEAASLPVALETAYEGLQRCGFSAAQSILVLGGAGGVGTHVIQLAKHVYGASKVAATASTGKLDLLRSLGADLAIDYTKQNFEDLPEKFDVVYDAVGQIERVVKAVKAGGKVVGIVGSQEAQPPPPAFVFVLTSDGGILEKLRPYLESGKVKPVIDTKSPFPFSKAAEALSYLQTSRATGKVVVYPIP
- the LOC131166335 gene encoding 2-methylene-furan-3-one reductase-like, with translation MAGIPSEMKAWVYSEYGNSVDVLKLDSALPLPQVQDDQVLVRVVAAALNPVDFKRMLGYFKAIDSSPPTVRGYDVAGVVVKVGSQVKKFKEGDEVYGDINENAVHKPKKIGSLAEYTAVEENVLALKPNNLSFVEAASLPLAVETAYGGLEQSGFSLGKSILVLGGAGGVGTQVIQLAKHVFGASKVAATSSTGKLDLLRSLGADLAIDYTKENFEDLPEKFDVVYDAVGEVERAVKAVKDGGKVVGIVRPVEGAAPAPAFLFYVLTSDGAILEKLKPYLESGKLKPVIDPKSPFPFSKTVEAFSYLQTNRATGKVVVHPIP